One part of the Flavobacterium johnsoniae UW101 genome encodes these proteins:
- a CDS encoding adenine phosphoribosyltransferase — protein sequence MKIENYIRDIQGFPKEGILFKDITPLLNNVEARQECLSILVNSLKGQKIDKVVGAESRGFFFGMLLAQELKAGFIPVRKPKKLPFDIISASYELEYGTDSLEMHIDAIKKGDRVLIHDDVLATGGTAKAVCELVEKLGGEIVQCNFLMELTFLNGRKKIKEYPVFAALTY from the coding sequence ATGAAGATTGAAAATTATATACGTGATATTCAGGGATTTCCAAAAGAAGGAATTTTATTTAAAGATATCACTCCGTTGTTAAATAACGTCGAAGCCAGACAGGAATGCTTGTCAATTCTGGTAAATTCTCTAAAAGGGCAGAAAATCGATAAGGTAGTAGGAGCAGAAAGCCGCGGCTTTTTCTTCGGAATGTTATTGGCACAAGAATTAAAAGCAGGATTTATTCCGGTTAGAAAACCTAAAAAACTGCCTTTTGATATTATTTCAGCTTCATACGAATTAGAATACGGAACAGACAGTCTCGAAATGCATATAGATGCCATAAAAAAAGGCGATCGTGTTTTAATTCATGACGATGTACTGGCAACCGGCGGAACAGCAAAAGCCGTTTGTGAATTGGTTGAAAAACTAGGCGGAGAAATTGTACAATGTAATTTCCTGATGGAGTTAACTTTTCTAAACGGACGTAAAAAAATTAAAGAATATCCTGTTTTTGCTGCGCTGACTTATTAA
- a CDS encoding recombinase family protein — translation MSKIADLYIRVSTDEQAEKGFSQRNQEEMLRKYCGINRIQIRNVIYEDHSAKTFNRPQWKKFLADIKKRKHKISLVLFMKWDRFSRNAGDAYQMINQLRALGVEPQAIEQPLDLSVPENKMMLAFYLAAPEVENDRRALNTFQGLRRGKKEGRHMGMAPYGYANKVTEDGKKYIAIVPDKAANVVWVYEQIAKNIFSTESIYQTAKEKGMGISKNNMWLIIRNPLYCGMIVVPKYRDEEERLVKGQHDPIISQDLFYKVQDILNSKARTYRPKIKTIENFPLRGFFVCPKCGQKLGGSKCRGRSRDYFYYHCDKVCKWRVNSEMANSVFKGHLNKFKPLAEVRKLYSAVLLEAYREHTGLVINEKKKSLEQIGVYEKKLAVARNLLVTEKIDADDYHLMKTEYNAEISRLENEIGNVDEDRADIESLMNTGLQNLIKLGEAFGDGSLVDSREIIGLIFPENFTFQNNKIQTARVNEMFKCIYLVNNRLRAKKNGTKDDIFLLSRVVTSTGFKPVTF, via the coding sequence ATGAGCAAGATAGCAGATTTGTATATCAGGGTAAGCACTGATGAGCAGGCTGAGAAAGGCTTCTCTCAGCGCAATCAGGAAGAGATGCTGAGAAAGTACTGTGGCATCAACAGAATTCAGATACGCAATGTGATTTACGAAGATCATTCGGCAAAAACTTTCAACAGGCCGCAATGGAAAAAATTTCTTGCCGACATAAAAAAACGCAAACATAAAATAAGCCTGGTCCTTTTTATGAAATGGGATAGGTTCAGCCGAAACGCGGGCGATGCCTATCAGATGATAAATCAATTAAGGGCGTTGGGAGTCGAACCGCAGGCAATTGAGCAGCCGCTGGATCTTAGTGTTCCGGAGAATAAGATGATGCTGGCATTTTATCTTGCTGCGCCTGAGGTTGAAAATGACCGCAGGGCGCTAAATACGTTTCAGGGCCTCAGAAGGGGCAAAAAAGAGGGCAGGCATATGGGAATGGCTCCGTATGGCTATGCTAACAAAGTTACCGAAGATGGAAAAAAGTATATTGCAATTGTGCCAGATAAGGCTGCAAACGTTGTTTGGGTATATGAACAGATTGCAAAAAATATTTTCAGTACCGAATCAATATATCAGACAGCCAAAGAAAAGGGCATGGGGATCTCTAAGAACAACATGTGGCTGATTATAAGAAATCCATTATACTGCGGAATGATAGTAGTTCCAAAGTATCGAGATGAGGAGGAAAGGCTTGTAAAGGGGCAGCATGATCCAATAATCAGCCAAGATCTGTTCTATAAAGTTCAGGATATACTCAATAGTAAAGCAAGGACGTACAGGCCAAAAATCAAAACAATTGAGAATTTTCCCCTCAGGGGATTTTTTGTCTGTCCTAAATGCGGACAGAAATTGGGAGGCAGCAAGTGCAGGGGCAGAAGCAGAGATTACTTCTATTACCACTGCGATAAAGTATGCAAGTGGAGGGTAAATTCCGAAATGGCCAATAGTGTATTTAAAGGGCATTTAAATAAGTTCAAGCCTCTGGCCGAAGTAAGAAAATTATACAGTGCAGTTCTGCTTGAAGCATACAGGGAACATACAGGATTGGTTATAAATGAGAAAAAGAAATCCCTGGAACAGATTGGGGTTTACGAAAAAAAACTGGCTGTTGCCAGAAACCTGCTGGTTACCGAGAAGATAGATGCCGATGACTATCATTTAATGAAGACAGAATACAATGCTGAGATCAGCAGGCTTGAAAATGAGATTGGAAATGTGGATGAAGACCGAGCCGATATTGAATCTTTAATGAACACAGGACTGCAAAACCTAATAAAGCTCGGCGAGGCCTTTGGTGACGGGTCTTTAGTCGACTCCAGAGAGATAATCGGTTTAATTTTTCCCGAAAATTTCACATTTCAAAACAATAAAATCCAAACCGCTAGGGTCAACGAAATGTTCAAGTGCATCTATCTGGTAAACAATAGATTACGGGCAAAAAAAAACGGAACAAAAGATGATATTTTTCTTTTGTCCCGAGTAGTGACCTCGACTGGATTCAAACCAGTAACCTTCTGA
- a CDS encoding S1 family peptidase gives MAKELSNKNSNDISVTDLITSATVRIETFGKNGGTGTGFFFDFDPQTPETLDSLVIVTNCHVVDGVQNGQFTLTKKDQNGEQINTEHLTIFLEDFQSHWINHPDDEVDLCILPIKSIKHLIKEDFFYGAFDSSHIPTKQEIENLCAIEEIIMVGYPENIWDDHNNKPIVRKGITATSPRLPYLGYDEFLIDAACFPGSSGSPIIIYNIGQYMDRNENHYFVKYRIILLGILYEGPQYTAEGEIERVPIKKKKIVKTQLPINLGAAINGSKILDFAERLQ, from the coding sequence ATGGCAAAAGAACTCTCAAACAAGAATTCCAACGATATTTCCGTTACCGATCTTATCACATCAGCAACTGTCAGAATAGAAACTTTTGGCAAAAATGGCGGCACAGGTACCGGCTTCTTTTTTGATTTCGATCCGCAAACCCCAGAAACACTGGATAGCTTAGTGATTGTAACCAACTGTCATGTTGTAGATGGAGTCCAGAATGGCCAGTTTACCCTAACCAAGAAAGACCAAAATGGAGAACAGATTAACACTGAACATTTGACAATTTTCCTTGAAGACTTCCAATCGCACTGGATTAACCATCCCGACGACGAAGTCGACTTATGCATTCTGCCGATAAAATCAATTAAGCACTTAATCAAAGAAGATTTTTTTTACGGAGCGTTTGACTCCAGCCATATCCCCACTAAACAGGAAATTGAAAACTTATGTGCCATCGAAGAAATCATAATGGTCGGATATCCTGAAAACATTTGGGATGACCACAACAACAAACCCATTGTCAGAAAAGGAATTACTGCAACCAGCCCAAGACTGCCATATCTTGGCTACGATGAATTTTTAATTGATGCGGCGTGTTTTCCCGGCTCAAGCGGATCGCCGATCATTATTTACAATATCGGCCAATATATGGATCGAAATGAAAACCATTATTTTGTCAAATATCGGATAATCCTGCTTGGTATTTTATACGAGGGACCGCAATACACCGCTGAAGGAGAAATAGAAAGAGTGCCAATCAAAAAGAAAAAGATTGTAAAGACGCAATTGCCAATTAACCTTGGAGCGGCTATAAACGGCAGCAAGATCCTGGATTTTGCCGAGCGTTTACAGTAA
- a CDS encoding phospholipase D-like domain-containing protein, with amino-acid sequence MGENYKMELAEAVEMAKQELYGIPGVLNIEQGFRFKNGWITDEEVISVQVAEKINEKTLLELAVKPLPAEFMGYGIDVVAAGFEQQLEYLGVDVSFWAAPKPGNYREPANIGLPRVVEYMEAVFHVSPDSGWPNLKDFLKRVSSRLTATMYEWEAEHISSAIFEAVQNCNGSLRMVTQNDGTDRAVNNMKSRLGSKFEHVWSSVGSGKLIASDYHIKVAARDDEEFWLSSGNWKNSNQADIDPAGKGQAIPGPLAKHNREWNVVIKNATLATIFRKYIDWDYQEALRVPFDVKEKLANSYVFISKGICPPVPPIVRYFKPLTVKRILDVQPLLTPDKNSEGQRMFLYHATEMVKSAKVSIDIENQSFSLLENNDPVYESFYRAVVEKQSNGVAVRIIFRDPREFGAKGQAGLVKTLTRLKKFGFNTDNIKVQCRCHTKAIIVDSSDQANAQVLFGSHNLTTTGAMYNRDASLLIRDRPVAQYFQEIFDFDWSNLAVQQTVEGLTAVKLALASEAAPEGFRKVLLSEILGEA; translated from the coding sequence ATGGGAGAAAATTATAAAATGGAACTGGCGGAAGCTGTTGAGATGGCTAAGCAGGAACTTTATGGTATTCCTGGCGTCCTAAATATTGAGCAGGGCTTTAGATTTAAAAATGGATGGATTACGGACGAAGAGGTCATCTCTGTGCAAGTTGCGGAAAAAATTAATGAAAAGACGCTGCTTGAACTGGCGGTGAAACCTCTGCCTGCAGAGTTCATGGGATACGGAATCGATGTGGTGGCTGCGGGATTCGAACAGCAGCTTGAATATTTGGGGGTGGATGTAAGCTTTTGGGCTGCGCCAAAGCCAGGCAATTATCGTGAGCCTGCAAATATTGGGCTGCCCCGTGTAGTTGAGTATATGGAAGCGGTTTTTCATGTTAGCCCTGATTCGGGATGGCCAAATCTGAAGGATTTTCTTAAAAGAGTAAGCAGCAGGCTTACTGCAACCATGTACGAGTGGGAGGCTGAGCACATTAGTTCGGCAATTTTTGAGGCTGTGCAAAACTGCAACGGGAGCCTTAGAATGGTTACCCAAAACGATGGCACTGATAGAGCGGTGAATAATATGAAGAGCCGTCTAGGGAGTAAATTTGAGCATGTCTGGTCATCTGTAGGAAGCGGCAAATTAATTGCGAGCGACTATCATATAAAAGTAGCAGCGCGAGATGATGAGGAGTTCTGGCTGAGCAGCGGAAATTGGAAGAATTCGAACCAAGCCGATATTGATCCGGCAGGCAAGGGCCAGGCTATTCCCGGACCGCTTGCGAAACATAACCGGGAGTGGAATGTGGTAATAAAAAATGCGACGTTGGCTACCATTTTCAGAAAGTACATAGATTGGGATTATCAGGAAGCGCTGCGTGTGCCTTTCGATGTTAAAGAAAAGCTCGCAAATTCCTATGTCTTTATCTCTAAGGGGATCTGTCCTCCAGTACCTCCGATAGTAAGATATTTTAAGCCGTTGACAGTTAAGCGCATACTTGATGTGCAGCCTCTGCTGACTCCGGATAAAAATTCTGAGGGCCAGCGTATGTTCCTTTATCATGCGACAGAAATGGTTAAAAGTGCAAAGGTTAGCATTGACATTGAAAACCAGTCTTTTTCATTATTGGAGAACAACGATCCTGTTTATGAAAGCTTTTACAGGGCGGTTGTCGAAAAGCAGAGCAATGGCGTGGCGGTGAGGATAATTTTCAGGGATCCGCGTGAATTTGGGGCTAAAGGGCAGGCTGGTTTGGTTAAAACACTCACAAGGCTTAAAAAATTTGGCTTTAATACTGATAATATAAAAGTACAGTGCCGATGCCATACCAAAGCAATAATTGTTGATTCTTCAGACCAAGCCAATGCTCAGGTTTTATTCGGAAGCCATAATTTAACCACGACGGGAGCCATGTACAACAGGGACGCCAGCTTATTGATAAGAGACAGGCCAGTGGCGCAATATTTTCAGGAGATTTTTGATTTCGACTGGAGCAATTTAGCGGTTCAGCAGACTGTCGAAGGCCTTACTGCTGTAAAACTTGCTTTAGCGTCAGAAGCGGCGCCGGAAGGATTTAGAAAGGTTCTGCTTTCTGAAATTTTAGGAGAAGCTTAG
- a CDS encoding single-stranded DNA-binding protein yields the protein MNIIGRVTKDAEVRTLSGNRQVVNFSIATNDSYRSKEGERVEQTTYFDCAYWISPKVAEILRKGTLVELSGRVSARAWKGSDGELHAGLNFNTSQIKLHGGVKKEQGEVTATQNKSSRPAVQEPEEDLPF from the coding sequence ATGAACATCATCGGAAGAGTAACAAAAGACGCAGAGGTACGCACCTTGTCAGGAAACAGACAGGTCGTGAATTTTTCAATAGCGACAAACGATAGCTACAGAAGCAAGGAGGGCGAGCGAGTGGAACAGACCACTTACTTCGACTGCGCCTACTGGATTAGCCCGAAAGTAGCGGAAATACTGAGAAAGGGAACTCTTGTGGAACTGTCAGGCAGGGTAAGCGCAAGAGCATGGAAAGGAAGCGACGGGGAACTGCATGCGGGACTGAACTTCAATACCTCGCAGATTAAGCTGCACGGAGGCGTAAAAAAGGAACAGGGCGAAGTTACGGCAACACAGAACAAAAGCAGCAGACCTGCTGTGCAGGAACCTGAGGAAGACCTGCCGTTTTAA